A genomic window from Salvia hispanica cultivar TCC Black 2014 chromosome 5, UniMelb_Shisp_WGS_1.0, whole genome shotgun sequence includes:
- the LOC125190149 gene encoding glutamate dehydrogenase A-like, translating into MNALAATNRNFRQAARILGLDSKLEKSLLIPFREIKVECTIPKDDGTLVSYIGFRVQHDNSRGPMKGGIRYHPEVDPDEVNALAQLMTWKTAVADIPYGGAKGGIGCTPKELSISELERLTRVFTQKIHDLIGVNTDVPAPDMGTNAQTMAWILDEYSKFHGYSPAVVTGKPTDLGGSLGREAATGRGVVYATEALLAEHGKSIKGLTFAIQGFGNVGSWAARLFHEKGGKVVAVSDITGAVRNPNGIDIKALLQHKETTGKLADFDGADAMDSNDLLTHECDVLVPCALGGVLNRENAGDVRAKFIIEAANHPTDPDADEILSKKGVVILPDIYANAGGVTVSYFEWVQNIQGFMWDEDKVNNELKRYMTKAFHNIKGMCQLQDCNLRMGAFTLGVNRVARATLLRGWEA; encoded by the exons ATGAATGCTCTCGCCGCCACAAATCGCAACTTCCGTCAAGCGGCGCGCATTCTCGGTCTCGACTCCAAGCTTGAGAAGAGCCTATTGATCCCGTTCAGAGAGATTAAG GTGGAGTGCACGATTCCGAAAGATGATGGAACGCTGGTTTCGTACATTGGATTCAGAGTGCAGCATGATAATTCCCGCGGCCCCATGAAAGGAGGGATCCGATATCATCCAGAG GTTGACCCTGATGAAGTGAACGCCCTTGCTCaattgatgacgtggaagaCCGCGGTAGCAGATATTCCATATGGTGGTGCTAAAGGTGGAATAGGATGCACACCAAAAGAATTAAGTATTAGTGAGCTAGAACGTCTTACTCGTGTCTTCACACAGAAGATACATGATCTCATTGGGGTAAATACTGATGTCCCAGCGCCAGATATGGGCACTAATGCTCAG ACAATGGCTTGGATTTTGGACGAGTACTCAAAATTTCATGGTTACTCGCCTGCAGTTGTTACGGGAAAACCAACT GATCTTGGTGGTTCACTGGGTAGAGAGGCAGCAACTGGGCGTGGAGTTGTATACGCAACTGAAGCATTGCTTGCTGAACATGGAAAATCAATTAAGGGCTTGACTTTTGCCATTCAG GGTTTTGGCAATGTTGGATCATGGGCTGCAAGACTCTTCCATGAAAAAGGTGGCAAGGTTGTTGCAGTGAGTGATATCACTGGAGCAGTGAGGAATCCTAATGGTATTGACATAAAGGCATTACTTCAGCATAAAGAGACAACAGGAAAGCTAGCCGATTTCGACGGTGCTGATGCAATGGACTCAAATGACTTGCTAACTCATGAGTGTGATGTTCTCGTGCCGTGTGCTCTTGGTGGTGTTTTAAACAG AGAAAATGCTGGAGATGTTAGAGCCAAGTTTATCATAGAAGCCGCTAATCATCCAACTGATCCAGATGCTGATGAG attttgtctaaaaagGGAGTTGTAATACTTCCTGATATATATGCAAACGCAGGAGGTGTGACCGTTAGCTATTTTGAGTGGGTGCAG AACATTCAAGGATTCATGTGGGATGAGGATAAGGTGAATAATGAACTTAAGAGATATATGACAAAGGCCTTCCACAATATCAAGGGCATGTGCCAGTTGCAGGATTGCAACCTTCGGATGGGTGCATTTACATTAGGTGTCAACCGTGTTGCTCGTGCTACTCTACTGAGGGGCTGGGAAGCCTAG
- the LOC125190150 gene encoding light-harvesting complex-like protein 3 isotype 1, chloroplastic gives MASIGISASIQRACSSQHVTKRVSGHARTKVEGLKIPKEQEHEEPSLALVNNSSSSSSSDQHSQPRFHDARWKNGTWDLNMFVKEGRMDWESVIVAEARRRKFLEVYPQASTNKEPVLFRSSVIPWWAWIRHSHLPEAELLNGRAAMVGFFMAYGVDGLTGLDMVGQTGNFVCKAALLLTVVGVLLFRRKEDISNIKKLADEATYYDKQWQASWQNPKDS, from the exons ATGGCATCGATTGGCATAAGTGCTTCCATACAAAGAGCTTGCAGTTCTCAACATGTCACCAAGAGAGTGTCTGGTCATGCGCGAACGAAGGTGGAAGGTCTAAAAATACCAAAAGAACAAGAACACGAAGAGCCTTCATTAGCATTGGTTAATAACAGCAGCAGTAGCAGCAGCTCAGACCAACATTCACAACCAAGATTTCATGACGCGAGATGGAAGAATGGGACGTGGGATCTAAACATGTTTGTGAAGGAGGGGAGAATGGATTGGGAGTCTGTTATTGTTGCAG AGGCCAGGAGAAGGAAGTTTCTGGAAGTATATCCACAAGCCTCAACAAACAAAGAACCGGTGCTATTCAGGAGCTCCGTTATACCATGGTGGGCTTGGATTCGTCATTCTCACCTCCCTGAGGCTGAGCTGCTCAACG GTCGAGCCGCGATGGTGGGGTTCTTCATGGCGTATGGTGTGGATGGTTTGACAGGGCTGGACATGGTCGGACAGACTGGGAATTTCGTCTGCAAGGCTGCTCTTCTGCTTACTGTGGTTGGAGTGCTCCTTTTTCGAAGAAAAGAAGATATCAGCAATATAAAGAAGCTAGCTGATGAAGCCACATATTATGACAAGCAATGGCAAGCCTCCTGGCAAAATCCTAAAGATTCATAA
- the LOC125190264 gene encoding uncharacterized protein LOC125190264 → MRTSKPPQQPDEAERRLRDAERLLKEALQEIQHGQRGPPGDLHPPCDHADESCVAHAVGNLCQTFLLSYGIRVGIGILLRAFKLARLKSYSSLLDIKQLVSEKDLIVREEACRIGLLFGGFTGSYHALRCLLRKTRKKETPLNAILAGAVSGLSILALDDSSRRRTLALYLLARLAQCAYNSAKSKNKFHLWGSHWNHGDTLLFAIACAQVMYSFVMRPESLPKSYQDFIQKTGPVAAPVYKAVRECCRGSPVDVASLAAYLSGRTSSDVKLDKFPELIPCSVIHPDTKSCLVHNANAAKATFRKTFPLYFSLTFVPFVVLRLQKFMDAPVRTCRTAVTNAVRSTSFLSAFVGIFQGVICLHRKVALKDHKLVYWLAGGLSALSVLLEKKARRGELALYVLPRAGESLWYILVNRRLLPDIKNAEVALFCACMGGIMYYLEQEPDTMAPFLRGLIRRFLASRISNPGPPAGRSASYSYLQTLDAMKKPDGLENQENGTTSSEKYNLESIPGL, encoded by the exons ATGCGCACCTCCAAGCCGCCGCAGCAGCCCGACGAAGCCGAGCGCCGGCTGCGGGATGCGGAGCGCCTGCTGAAGGAAGCACTCCAGGAGATACAGCACGGCCAGCGGGGCCCACCGGGCGATCTCCACCCCCCCTGCGATCACGCCGACGAGTCCTGCGTCGCGCATGCCGTCGGCAACCTGTGCCAGACCTTCCTGCTCTCTTACGGGATTCGCGTCGGTATCGGGATTCTCCTCCGCGCCTTCAAGCTCGCTCGCCTCAAGTCCTATTCCTCTCTCCTTGATATCAAG CAACTCGTATCAGAGAAAGACCTTATAGTGAGAGAAGAAGCATGTCGAATCGGCTTGCTTTTTGGGGGATTCACCGGCTCCTACCATGCTTTGAGGTGTTTGCTCAGAAAGACGAGGAAGAAGGAAACACCATTAAATGC AATTTTAGCAGGTGCAGTATCTGGTTTGTCTATTCTAGCATTAGATGATTCCAGCAGAAGGCGCACACTTGCTTTATATCTTTTGGCTAGGCTTGCTCAG TGTGCCTATAACTCGGCTAAATCTAAAAACAAATTCCACTTATGGGGAAGTCATTGGAACCATGGGGACACTCTACTCTTTGCAATAGCTTGTGCGCAG GTTATGTACTCCTTTGTTATGCGCCCTGAGAGCTTGCCAAAATCATATCAAGATTTCATTCAGAAAACAGGCCCTGTTGCAGCTCCAGTATACAAGGCTGTAAGGGAGTGCTGTAGAGGCTCCCCAGTAGACGTTGCATCACTAGCTGCTTACCTGTCTGGCAGGACATCCAGTGATGTGAAGTTGGATAAGTTTCCTGAACTTATTCCTTGCTCGGTCATTCATCCTGATACAAAATCATGCTTAGTTCACAATGCGAATGCTGCAAAGGCTACTTTTAGGAAAACATTTCCCTTGTATTTCTCTTTGACATTTGTCCCGTTTGTTGTTCTGCGTCTGCAAAAG TTCATGGATGCTCCAGTTCGTACCTGCCGGACTGCTGTTACAAATGCTGTTCGTTCAACTTCATTCTTGTCCGCCTTTGTTGGTATCTTTCAG GGAGTAATATGTTTGCATAGAAAAGTGGCATTGAAGGACCACAAGTTAGTTTATTGGCTTGCTGGAGGGCTATCCGCCCTGTCTGtattattggagaagaaagCTAGACGTGGGGAACTAGCCTTGTACGTTCTTCCAAGAGCTGGAGAATCATTGTGGTACATTTTGGTGAATCGTCGTTTGCTTCCAGATATCAAGAATGCTGAG GTGGCTTTGTTCTGCGCATGTATGGGTGGAATAATGTATTACCTGGAGCAAGAACCAGATACGATGGCTCCTTTCCTGAGGGGGCTGATTCGTCGATTCCTTGCCAGCAGGATTAGCAATCCCGGGCCTCCAGCAGGCCGAAGCGCGTCTTACTCATATCTACAAACTCTGGATGCTATGAAAAAGCCAGACGGGCTTGAGAACCAAGAGAATGGAACCACATCTTCTGAAAAGTACAATCTGGAGTCAATTCCCGGACTCTGA